In Chlorocebus sabaeus isolate Y175 chromosome 5, mChlSab1.0.hap1, whole genome shotgun sequence, one genomic interval encodes:
- the ATP6V0C gene encoding V-type proton ATPase 16 kDa proteolipid subunit c gives MSESKSGPEYASFFAVMGASAAMVFSALGAAYGTAKSGTGIAAMSVMRPELIMKSIIPVVMAGIIAIYGLVVAVLIANSLNDDISLYRSFLQLGAGLSVGLSGLAAGFAIGIVGDAGVRGTAQQPRLFVGMILILIFAEVLGLYGLIVALILSTK, from the exons ATGTCCGAGTCCAAGAGCGGCCCTGAGTATGCTTCGTTTTTCGCCGTCATGGGCGCCTCGGCCGCCATGGTCTTCAGCG CCCTGGGCGCTGCCTATGGCACAGCCAAGAGCGGCACCGGCATTGCGGCCATGTCTGTCATGCGGCCAGAGCTGATCATGAAGTCCATCATCCCAGTGGTCATGGCTGGCATCATCGCCATCTACGGCCTGGTGGTGGCAGTCCTCATCGCCAACTCCCTGAATGACGACATCAGCCTCTACAG GAGCTTCCTCCAGCTGGGCGCCGGCCTGAGCGTGGGCCTGAGCGGCCTGGCAGCCGGCTTTGCCATCGGCATCGTGGGGGATGCTGGCGTGCGGGGCACTGCCCAGCAGCCCCGACTATTCGTGGGCATGATCCTGATTCTCATCTTCGCTGAGGTGCTCGGCCTCTACGGTCTCATCGTCGCCCTCATCCTCTCCACAAAGTAG